In a genomic window of Gigantopelta aegis isolate Gae_Host chromosome 9, Gae_host_genome, whole genome shotgun sequence:
- the LOC121381244 gene encoding sugar transporter SWEET1-like isoform X1, with protein sequence MEETYVYVLSWVCVVISIACQLVGIEICSKIIKKGAGDISPIPFFAFFISACWWLRYGFMQKISTVIMTNVFGAVLQFIYITIYYIYSMRKSHVRRLVSISLVLLFSPLIYTRFYQLDNKVATQQMGTLCIFVTIVCYASPLATLTTVVRTKSCDTISFPLCFMNFLCAVSWVVYGSVIDNSYLALPNCTGVILGVVQFGLFCLYPSSASRTTTSTSQI encoded by the exons ATGGAGGAGACGTATGTGTACGTACTGTCCTGGGTCTGTGTTGTCATCTCCATAGCCTGCCAGCTTGTCGGCAT AGAAATTTGCTCAAAAATAATCAAGAAGGGTGCTGGTGACATTTCACCGATTCCATTTTTTGCCTTCTTTATCAG TGCCTGCTGGTGGTTGCGGTATGGTTTCATGCAGAAAATATCCACAGTTATTATGACCAATGTATTTGGAGCAGTTTTACAGTTTATTTATATCACCATATACTACATTTATTCAATGAGAAAG TCTCATGTTCGTCGCCTTGTCTCGATATCTCTTGTGTTGTTGTTCAGTCCACTTATCTACACTCGGTTTTACCAGCTCGACAACAAAGTTGCCACTCAGCAAATGGGAACCTTATGCATTTTTGTAACAATTGTATGCTACGCATCACCACTAGCAACACtg acGACTGTTGTGAGAACAAAAAGCTGTGATACAATTTCGTTTCCACTGTGTTTTATGAACTTTTTGTGTGCAGTCTCCTGGGTCGTGTATGGTTCAGTGATTGACAATTCATACCTTGCT CTGCCGAACTGTACTGGTGTTATTTTGGGTGTTGTGCAGTTTGGACTATTTTGTTTGTACCCATCAAGTGCCTCAAGGACTACCACAAGTACCAGTCAAATATGA
- the LOC121381244 gene encoding sugar transporter SWEET1-like isoform X2: MEETYVYVLSWVCVVISIACQLVGIEICSKIIKKGAGDISPIPFFAFFISACWWLRYGFMQKISTVIMTNVFGAVLQFIYITIYYIYSMRKSHVRRLVSISLVLLFSPLIYTRFYQLDNKVATQQMGTLCIFVTIVCYASPLATLATVVRTKSCDFISCFVSSYCCENKKL, encoded by the exons ATGGAGGAGACGTATGTGTACGTACTGTCCTGGGTCTGTGTTGTCATCTCCATAGCCTGCCAGCTTGTCGGCAT AGAAATTTGCTCAAAAATAATCAAGAAGGGTGCTGGTGACATTTCACCGATTCCATTTTTTGCCTTCTTTATCAG TGCCTGCTGGTGGTTGCGGTATGGTTTCATGCAGAAAATATCCACAGTTATTATGACCAATGTATTTGGAGCAGTTTTACAGTTTATTTATATCACCATATACTACATTTATTCAATGAGAAAG TCTCATGTTCGTCGCCTTGTCTCGATATCTCTTGTGTTGTTGTTCAGTCCACTTATCTACACTCGGTTTTACCAGCTCGACAACAAAGTTGCCACTCAGCAAATGGGAACCTTATGCATTTTTGTAACAATTGTATGCTACGCATCACCACTAGCAACACtg GCGACTGTTGTGAGAACAAAAAGCTGTGATTTTATATCGTGTTTTGTTTCAAGCTACTGTTGTGAGAACAAAAAGCTGTGA